The Ooceraea biroi isolate clonal line C1 chromosome 7, Obir_v5.4, whole genome shotgun sequence genomic sequence gttagttgtaatttcccactcaaacgaaattgcagtaatataacaataatataacgtgttactaaaatgttatttaaatgttatataaatggaatatatattatttattctttcttcctctctctagtctctacaactacaggtgtatgtttaatttattttcctaaacgttatgtacaagttcgtactttcctcttatttattattcgttcaaaaatgtaccacttcatcgtagaaatggacttacgatacaagttgtgccctgccgtgatcaccgttcctatatatattttgtattatattttgcatgcgagaaacgaagccatctaccggacaactcgacatctgaatgttaaaaatgatatataacatagacataatatgcaaatattacagttatataatatcgcatatttcagttatattactgttatattataaccaatgtataacagagcaatataacagttttataacgcagttatattgcagttacaaagtaaattatgcaacctcaacattaataacatataacagttgttatattacgtgttacttctgtgttatataatagttatattttgtgtttgctgggaagtTTTCATTAAATGTTTCTCACATTTGCCGCAAGGGTATTAATGCGATTAATGCCCAGTGACTGTTTCATCAACCTACATTCTACATTGTAGCAATCTTCGCGCGATATCAGcaatttgatatattatttttcattaatcagTTATTAGTTAATCTCGATTAAATATTGCGCCAACGGAGAATTCTCTTGCGCCGTAATATGCAAGCAATACATTTAAAGGTAAGATTTTATCTTGTTTACTAAAATATCTCCTGTAAATCCAAACAGCAAAATTATGTAAAGataaaaagtttcttttattgtataaaaaggAATTTCCTTGTGCTGttctgatttaaaaaataaaattttgtccaTTATATTTGTAGAAGAAATGCGATCAGCAACAAGAGAAAGAACTAGGACCGAAACAAATCGAAGTAGATGGCTCGTTTAATCCAGCTCTTCCCAACACCAAAGACATAAATACGGCAATATCATTATTACAATCTAAAGAAGAACCCATTTTATTGGCAGCTGTAGAAGCTTTGTCAAAATATGCTAGTAAATCGAAAGATAACATAAAGATACTTTTTGATCTCGACGTTGTGAGCAAAGTTCTTCCTGTTATCGAACAcgagcatttatttattcgaaggTTTGTGTAATGAAATTCAACTTTAACGTTTTTATCTCGtttagtaaaattatatttcatcagaaaacatatttttgttcttAAATAAGCACAGGTTCGCTGCAAAATTATTGGCAGAAATGATAGCAGTACCAGATGTGATGATCAATTTAATCGAATCCGATTATGTGGGACATTTTGCAAAGTTATTAACGAACGAGAAAGATACTTTTatgcaagaatatttttctgcaatcCTCGCGAAACTATCCGGAGATCCATACGGTACCGCTCTTCTAGCGAATCATTGTCCAAACGTGGATTTTCTTTTTGAAATGATACAGTCGTCGGATCCAGATGTGAAGAGGAATAACATGGAGATTCTGCATAATTTAATGCAGGATCTCGTAGGTGCACGCAATATTTCGAAAACTAAGGTTTGCTGTGATTACTAAAAACTTTGCGAAAAATTCTTAATTCATGATTTCTATCTTTTATCATTAGGGACTCAGTTTCTCTTTACTGTATGAAAACTTTGAATCGCCATACCTGGAGATTCAGCATCTTGCACTCGATATACTCGCCGATATAATTGCGAGGAACAGAGACGAAGATGTACAATCTTTATTCCGAGAAACAAACGGCATTAAAGTGCTACTAGATTTTCTcgaagtaaaatatatatctctacctttttataaacattttttatgttatttttatgtgatacatatatgtataaataatatctttaattttatttaatctgaattatctatattttttatttatcatgtaCCATACAGAATATTGAATGGGTCGATTTACATATTAAAGCTCTAAGAATACTGCATCTTGCTACCGAGAATATTGTAACTGCGGATGAATTTATTAACGCCAGAGGTGCGTTGCAAATATTTAACTATGCAAAACGTACAGTGAATTCAAATCTTTTTGCAGAAGTGTTtagaattattttgcatgttgCAAACACGCCAAATGGAAGACAAGTAATTCCACATGAAAtatgatttataaataacataaatggaatgtatttgcgaaaacttaaaatattatacgttaAACTATGCGTGATTTACAATATCATGTTAATAGGTCCTGCATTCGTATGAGATTATCGAATATTTGCTGGATGCGTTGCAGCGATCTACGCAATCTGAtattgttgaaattatttgttttggAATTGGGAAAATGGCACTTTACAATCCTGCCGCAAAAGAACTCACaaacaagaaatttattaaaactgttTTAGGTGACATAATTGATTACTATGCGTAAGAATcgttttatatgattatataaaataagaaattagaaaaataatactatcttacaattagatttAGTGAAAAAAGAAGACTTGCAATGGTCCGCAAGATATGCTGCTGTTTTTGCACTTAGACAATTATTAACGAGTGATATTAgaaattacgatattttttcCGACATGCATGGACAAGTAAGTTGTGTAAAACATCCCAACGTATTGCAGACTGCCTCTCATATTCTCTCTTTATGTTTGATACAGATATATctgtaaatatatgaataacattagttttatattttttaaggaTTATCTACTGCAATTAGCAAAAAACTTTGTAGAACAGGTTCCTGTAGAAACTTGCATTCTTGCTCTTGAAGTTCTGATTATTATAGCGCGTCATCcaacatttaaaaacattttgctTAATTTTGGCACTGTTGATACAATTTGCATGCTTTTGGAGGTAAAATAATGGATATTATGCACTTcctacatttttaaatatcattaataattatgcataCTCAACATGTGTTTGTGAAATCAAATTTCAAACCTGTAGCATTCTCTAAAATATACTTATCCATTTTTTTAGTCAACTTATCCGTTTATTGACGGACTTAAGATTGTTTGCTGCGATCTACTTTCTATGCTGTGTTTGGAAAAGGATGGAAGACAATATTTCCTCAAAGCGAATGGAGTCCAACGATTATATTCTCTAATTACTAACACTCACTCGATTTCAGTAAGAAACGCTGCAATACAGCTCGTGCAAGTGATTTCTGTAGACTTAGTCGCAGCAAAAATCTTTGTGGAAAACAAGCTCCTTTCATAGTAGGTTGACGTCATTTCGCTTACAATTTTACAGCGGATTTTAAGGAAACTGCAGAAGCTTttgatttatgaaaaaaataataaattctaatatgtacatatatgattaaaattttataagtaTATCACATTTTTTCGATCAGACGATAGTATAATATTCCACAATTTTGATATCATGAAAGATAAATATCATATTGTGCAGCATGTTAAATAATCGCTCGTTTTCAAGAGTGATTCCTTCATGGGATACTTGCATAGAGACGCTTTTTAAGTCGCATTTGCCAATGAAATTTGCTTTTACGGGACGCTTAACTCAAAACGATATTACGCAAGATGGATTTTACGTATTACGAAGAAGCGTGTGTCCGTATgtaaatttgcattattacaatattatatatagcaactattatatattttatcaaaattctctcttattattagtattcatgctgttaatgtaattttttactttttagttTTCCGATATTAGATGATATCTGGCAGCTTGAATCTTGTTCACTAGAGCCTATTTACGTAGTAAATTCTATACAATCACGAACATTAAATGCTTTACAAAATAAAGAGACTGTCAGAGGTATATTAACAGATATTATACTGTAAAATTAACTTCAATTATCGTCTATTTCCTTCGTGTTTtcgataaaagtaatattggAATATGttgcacaaatattttatacattccacaatgaaaagtaataaaagaaatatttttgtagaaaatacAACATTCGGATCAAACTTTGAACGATTACAATGCGATCCACATTTTACTGAATACTTGGAACACTTCAAATGTATGATTTTAGCAGCGGAGTCGAAAGATGTGTTAGTAAAGCTCCCAAAAATTTGATTCAAAGCGAccttttctatattttatcttttagatAACAAATTCTTACGTATGACGTAATGTGTACAGTGCAACAGACGCCGAGTTGATAGGTGTTCCGTATGTTCTTTCTCGTGCGAAAACGTTAGCTCGATTTGTAGCGCGTCAAATGTGCGGACTTGATCCGGAGATCGGGTGTATCGATCACCAGCTAGAGGTTCACTTGAAGGAAATTAGGGAACACTTAGAAACGAACATAATTCCTCTTGGGCAACTTCGTGTAGGCTCCTACCTCGAACGAGCGTTGCTCTTCAAGGCAATGGCTGATAGATTGTGCCTTCCAGTGGCTCTGGTGCGCGGGGAATACGGTATATCATGGGTCGAAATAGCGCTACCTCAAGTAATTCTTGTTATTCGCCTTAGTgacatattctttttttttattgcaccaTTTCGTTTCATTGAGCTTCTTGCAGATGAAAGACTCAGATGGATGGAAAAcagaaaatatgtatttgaAGGATTATGGATCAAAGGGTTTTCCAATGAAACTTATAAAGCCAAATTTTATTGTTGATTTGATGGATTCGCCAGGGGATTTGATCCCGGTTGGGAGTCATCGCGCGAAATTATATTGCACGAaaaaaatgtgcaataaaaTGTGTTACCACTGAGAATTGAATTACATAATTGGTTTTATAGAGTTTTATTTAGCTTATCTGTGtagttataaaatttatattccaataaaaaaatgttttcttaaatatatatattatctctgttagatatgtatattattttgtaaatatagaaACATAAGACGAAAATAAAACAGCTTGATACATTACGTAATGTAAAGAgacttataatataaaacattctaTAGCAAGGATTTGGCAATCTGGCAATTTGGCAAAATAGAACGAgtttactataaaataattcgcaaGCTAAGGATgatgttatattacattaggTACAAATTGTGCTAACTTACAGCTAAGAGATTCATAACTACAACATTCTCTTGTGCTCTTTTTGGTATTGGATCGGTAATTTTAAGGTGTTTTACTCGTATTTTCTTGGCGCTTTATGTGTCTCACTTCGCCAAGCTTCACCATTCCAAAGAAACTTTTGTCATGTTGAAAGAGGGTATATCTTTCAGACCCAACTTCTTTCAGGAGCAAACGATCACCTGGTTGAACAACAATCACTTGGGCTGAGAAGCACGATCGACTTTTATGACCCACCCCTGGACTGTACACCTGTAAATTATATTCGTTATTTTACGttgttacataatttcttgctacatttaaacaaatgccatatatatattattattttaacagaatttcattattttattttagcagAAATTTCTTCTAAAATGACAAGAAAGTATTATAAGCAataatataaactatatataatataagttatatataatataatagtgcTAGTAAAATTATTCCTCTACTGAAAATTCATAGCTTTCTTCTTAGTTTCTTTAGTTCATTATTACCATGCACTGTAGAACAGGCCTGTCGTTCACTAGCAGGTGAAAACCGTTCTCATCGTGTTCATCcagataatgaatttgcgcATACACTAGATACAATCCCGATTCATGTACGGTAAGCTTGCCATCAGCGGCGAGGCTGAAGAATCGTTCCATGCCAAGATCAGCAACCCAATCGCTCGGCCGCCAGGCCTTGAAGACACCACTACTGTGTCGCACCCTTCCGTTACCGGTATGTTCGTCGTTACTCGAAAAGAGCGTGCTGTCTGCGCCGTAATGAATCGCACGGACCTGGCGTGGTGTACGTAAATTTCTTCGGGTCAATTTCCGGCTCGATTTTTTCGAATCCTTTTTAGAATCCTAATAGCAATTGCAATAGTTTTGTATCATTGCACTCGATGCAACCATAAAACTTTCAATATGCGATTTCATCTGCGCAATAATCGTAATATTATCGACTGTTGTACTCACCTGTGAATGTTTGATTTTGTCCGACGTGTTGTCGAGATACGTGGTTTGCCCATCAGTTGTTCCATTATTGTCAGTCGTCCCCTGTCCCCAGCCTTTGAATGTATCTCTGTCAGGCAAATATTGtcttcgtttaattaattatagtattCCTTTTTGGGAAATATACATCTCTCAAAAActaattaatctaatttatgtattcttatatttgatttaaataattctatcTTTACGTAGGTAATTCTTTGATAgtcattattatacttttcaacaacctatttctaaaaatcaatatcaaaaaaattgaaaaaacttTCCTCGAATCCTCTTTCTGTGCAACAATTTAGTAGTTGCAACTTCAGATTCAGTCATTTGTCTATCAAGATCTAAACTTTAGAAATTCTTACTAAAGaatggaaatatatttaattgtcatttaattgattttagaTGTTCGAATACTTACGATATTGAATCAAAATCATCTGCATCGTAAATCATCTCGTCACTCGCGTTAGGATCCATCCCGTATGGAGTGGTTGTCCGATTGTTGTCCAACTTTATCGTATCTGCTGAAGAGTCATTAATGACTGCGTTATGGTTGCTTACAAATCTTTTTGTCTTGGAATTCTTCTTAACGTGTTTCATATTCGCGATGTCCTTCGCGAGTGTATCACGTTTGTGTTTGGTACTGTTTGAATTGTCGATCTTCTCTTGATCTTCACTGATGTGATCGGCATTCctatataacataatttataaagtAAACATAATTTAACGTAATTCTGCTGATCTCAAAATCATGCGTGAATTTGTAACATTACAAGTTTCTAGATTATAATGACATTATTTAgatgatgaaattttttcttgatatttcttGATTTATAATTGGTAGATTATGaatttgcatatttcttttcacttcCAATCTGTTTTACTACAAAAGACACTGTTGGCGTCTCATTTGCGATATTTTCGAACATACTTCTCAATCTCTCCTTCACTCGGATGCGTTTTGCTGATGATTGCAATCATCTCGTCGAAAGTTTTGAACTCGGAAGTTGATATCGATGTGGACGTATTTTTGGAAAGATCAGACGACTTGGAAGCATTAGTTGATGGAATATGGTAGTTACTAGGGTGCTCCTGCGATGTagtatcatcatcatcatcttcatcatcatcatcattattatcattatcgtcaCCATCAACGTCGTCATTGtgatcgtcatcgtcatcttcATCGTAATTAGACTCATAATCAAAGTCCGTTTCGCTTGAATCATTATCTCCGATCGACCCTCCGCCATATAGCTGCAAAATGTGCTCATTCAATAGCGACATTAATTGCAAACGCGTCTGAAAAATCATGTAAATCTATCTTGTGTTACATCGAATTTTTCATATGTTTAAAGTTGCAAAAAGTATGTgtctttaaatttattgaatacttattatgttaaaatgttATGGCTACAAATTCATTTGACTATGAAAATGCAcgcatttttataacaaatagagcatgctttttataaaaaaaaaaggattgaATTGTATGGATCGATCTGCACATATGAGAAATTTTCCATTAACAATTGTGTGATCGCAAAAGTTAAATCGGGATTATCCATTAGCGATCATCCAATAGTAGGAAGCGTATACGTAATAAGCAATTGTGATATGATTTCCctttgaatggcaattaaaataattgctgCGTCTAACAGCAGCACGAACGATGTCGCATAGCGGGAAATTCCGCTGGAGACAGAAATCTTGCTATTGACTAAAATAGGTGCATTTATGAATTTTCCTGTAACTTCAATGTATAGCGATATTAATTCCACGTATGTTTCTGGTTCGCTGAATTACTACGTCAAACACGAAAAATCGTATGAATATTGATGTTGCATGTACGTCGAAGTCAATTGGCGTTTCGTGCACATCAACTTTGCGTATtcgataaaatacaaaatataaactgTACACACACGCGAAGCGGCCGACAAGCTTAAGAAATTTGTAATGAGTTAATGAACTAAattagttattttaataagttaaatCAAGTTAGTAAATTCTgtgaataattgataattgtgAAAAAGATGTAGTGTCCAtgctatatttttcttattcttaCTTATACCATTttgatttctctcttttcgacTGGTGAAATTTCACATTGCTATTTTCGATGATATTCCTGTTTTACTCAAAaacaaatgataattataaagttttataattttcataacatttctttcttctcttttgtttacttttatgttaattttaagttTGTCCAACTTTATATCCCGTGGTCATCTCTCCGGGCATGGGAAAGATgagcaaaaaaagaaaggaaagaaaacttTGCTATCTTTTCCGAACCTACCTCTTCTAACAGTTGCAAGTGCGAATTCAGCATTTGTTTTAGTTTCGTCTGAttctaaaaaagaaacaaaaacagGGTTATCACAACAGGCGAATCGCACTAAAGGTCGATGATAAGTCgcgtgtgatagatgtatagAATCTATATGATGGGTTCAATGGCCTGCTCATGGCTAGAATTATTTCCTCATGAAGAACACAATCCGATTCGAGTACACTTGTCGCATGCATGTAAAAAATCCGCATTAATTGTACGCGAAAGCTAAGTGTCAAGCAAATTACTAGCGAATCTAATTCGTCTTTCTTCTTCAGCCGATGAGGACATTCGAGGATCAGGCGCGTTGTTGCTGAATAATCAAACGTACTCACCTGTTGCTCGAAGGCCTTCAATTCGTTCACGAGTTTCTGTTGCAACAGTTGATGTTTCATGGTCTCAACGTCCCTCTTCAGCTGTTCGATTTCGTGCGTGTTCACCAGTGCGCGTTGGAACCTCCAACCCTCGAGGCTGAGGCAAAGGACAGCGATCACAAGGGCGATCAAACTCAGGATCGTATTCCTGGTCGGTCTTAATTGCGATCGGTGGTATCCTTGTTCCACGTCAGCTTGCGAGATGTTCAAATTCTCTCGCGAGAAGTTTAGGAAGGATCTCGTCTCTTCCTTCCTGGGATCGTTGCTCATCAGCTTCTGCTTTATTCTCGTCATGTTACCGTCCTCCATTGGTATCACGGACATCATCGTAGGAATCGGACGGATCAGCGGGAAATGTTCGTCTGTTGTGTGTAAGCTCGGCACGAGGGTTCACAAGTTTGCACACATATATACCTATAGATGTGTAGGTTGATCGAATGACACGTGGATAGTAGAATCTCACATCGAAAAACTTTCGATCATTGTCAAATTTTCGATCAATGTCAGGAGATCAACTCGTGAGAACTGATCATGCTCGAATATCTTCCCTTTCTGAGCAACGTTATTTTTCGAAAGGTCGAGCCTAcgcaaaatgtttatttttcttgttagATGACACTGTGTTGACAGTGTACGGTTCACGCAAAGGGGGAGAgttatatctatttataaaCGTTTTCTAAACTTGAATCTCGCGTAAATATTGGAAATCTTACATCATcgttattaatcattattaataaaaaaatagcaaaatcgttcttttaaaaataatgaagccaatataatgtaatattaaatttaattaattatatatacgtgaAGGTGTATAGATAAatgcatgtaaaaataatacaaattgaTGAAAGATAGATCTATCGTAACAATGTAATATTCCCGCATAgtagaaaacaaaaaatatttgtcataAAATAGATGTCacatattaatttctattttacttTCTACAGggtatttatacaattatttaaaaatttatataaaattatataaaaaaattaatttgttgttGAAAGAATTATTGAAATCTTGATTCGATTAAATAACATTCTAATCATTGGAATGCCATTATAGttgaataaaattgcaaaagattCAGTCGTTATCTATTTATCAAGTATCGATACGTTACGACACATCTATGCGGATAAACATAGACATCTCTCCTTTTGTCTTGTATTTATCTTATAAACcattacatatatttgcgATACGGCACGCAACGTAATGCGGAAAATGTCGAGATAATTGGCGCTTCTGTGAAAGATGTATCGGGAGGTGAAATACCGAAAGCAGTGTATGAAAAATTTTCCACATTCGCGAAATAGGCACGCTTCacctaattatatattttcgaagAGATTTACGATATGCGAGGACGTTAAATATCCGTACCGGTCTTGTCCCGCTTTAAAACCCGTTCGGCGAGTTTTTTTTTCCCCCTAAGAGAACTACAAGAGAACCTCTTCtatcctccctctcttttgtCTTCAGCCCTGTCATTTTTCCGCACTCTCGTCCTGCGACAGGAGCGGACAGGGAATGGACTGTAGAGAGAGTTTACCTcaatttcgaaataaaaattgaagagTTGAAGAAAACGTTAGTCCAGTGAAAGAATGTACAATGCTTTGCAAAAGGTTTAGCTTGACTTTCATGATCGTTCTTCATTAATTCTTATTaacaatcttttatttaaaattatttaatgttttctatatataattctgttgttatttcaacaatattaaaactttaagtaatatttataattaatgagtaatatttaatatccatAAGCTTAATTATAGTGATGTGATTTTATCATGCTCTTTCAAATTTCTCAATCCCGTTTGATTCGAGTTTTACAGCTTTACACTTCctgataaacaaaatttttttaaggGAAACGAATTTTACCTGATATTTGGGTTTTTATCTCAAAATTCGAGATATAACTTTTAAAGTTCGCACAGTTCTCATCTCACTGTTGAATCGTCATTTTATTATCTAGATGCACACTTCACACTATCCACTTCTACTGCTTAACGAATCAACGCATCTCATTTTACGAACGCATGATTCTGtgtttatagaaaatttattttttttttttaattaatttatcgattGATATCCTTGCGTGCTAACATgtatcattttaatatataatgatggAATCCACATTAATGCCGATAAGTATATATCTCACGAACATACATCCGATGGCATTTCGTCAcacgttattaatatttccggAGCACTCACAAAGAGCTCAGAAACCCGCAGCTGACAATGTGCATCCGTCGCCTACGATCGGCACAAGCATACTGAAGAACAGAATCAAGCACGTCCGCGTTTATCATCGCACAGCGCCTTCATCTCTTGTCAGACGACACAGTATTACGCTGCATTATCACAGCGTTAAATTGAGATAAATTGCATATACTTTTGCACGAAAAATGGCCCATATTTTACAGTAGAAGCAATACCTTACGTTTATCATGATCTTCGGGTAAGATCTTTCCTAAAACTGACAAAAAGGAACACATCAGGAAGATGCTATCAAGGTGTGCCACAAATATTGCGTGGCGCATGGTGAAACTTAGGAATTGACGAATGATTGATATGAGGGAAGAACGAATGTAAATAAATGCACAAGAtgacgaaaaaataaatgtgatgACCACAACTCAAGCAGTTGGTGCTGACCGTATCTGCAGGCTTCCAATTACGCTTACTTTGTTCCACGGGTTAATAATGAACGCAAAAAATAGTTTAACCATAAATAACGCAACAGGTTGCTTGCTCTGCTATAATTATACTTTCgattagataaattatatagattGTGCATTCATGTTAACACTTGACTCGGAATGAAAAAGTCGTATATCTTACCTAATTAATTACCTTGCGtgtttgtttcaatatttgaaACTATTTCTGTTTCGAATATTTTCGTTTACGGATCTCTTGCTCGATACTGTTTTTCTTCAGTATCAAAtcgcaatattaaatatcttgattctaaattacataaattttattgtttacgtgtgtgtgtaaaaatattcgGAAATCATCTTTTTAAAACGATAAacgcaaaatattttgtattggtTTAACGAAACAGATCTTGTAAATATTTTGTCGCAAACAGACTGCAAACATTCGGTACATATCGAGAAACATGTATACacatcgattattattatcgaaagATTACATCATAcgtaaaaacataaatataaataatcggtctcttttcttcttactCCGACAGTGCATTGGTGATATCACACACAACACTCGACGATAAAATTCCACAACGAAGGATCCTTTCCTGGAATATACACGTCTGTTTGTCTCGTACGATGTGTGCATTGCACATATACTGctgagaaattaaataattcaaacaTGACATCACACGGCCATCTGCGCTTAAAATTTAATCGCAGCTTATCGAGATAAATTGAAGCAATGAAATAAAAGCTTCctagaattaatattaatttttcaaaacattaTTCTCATGTTGTTGTTATTGACGGTAATGCCACTGTATGGTCATTGTTactgcatatacatatacagggtgtcccgggttttaaccgacaaactgcgggagcatattctactagtggaaataagaaaaaattcttatatcgagtttgcttagaaatgctttattacaaagttataaaccaatattgaaaagaaatatgagataagtaacaacggaacatagtgtagaatttggaaggtcgaagatgtttatgttacgtgtattcatgttcactatgttgaaacgattcagtatgattgttactttcacaacagtagctgttagatttcaatcgtcgtgtcaactagcaattactatcagaatgccaaaagtgttttcaaatgaggaatacactgatattgatttcgtgtacggattctgtgacggaaatgcacgagctgccgtacgagagtatcgacgtagatttcctaacaggagagtaccagatagatttaaagcaacgaattactaattcagttactgagatgcaacaaaattttcaggaatgtcgtactgtaacaaattctgtactacgtcgatgtctagcttgtatcgatgtgcaaggacaacattttgaaatgcgtcactaaatcattgcgtagataatttttatttttgtgaaaaaatccgttgttacttatctcatatttcttttcaatattggtttataactttgtaataaagcatttctaagcaaactcgatataagaattttttcttatttccactagtagaatatgctcctgcagtttgtcggttaaaacccgggacaccctgtatatgtatctgCAAACGTTACACATTAATCGTTACAACGAATCGATAGTGACAGTCGCGGATAATCGAGCATTTGTTAAACAGCGCATGATTAATTGAACAGGGTTTTTGTTTAAACAGGGTTTTACTGGACAAATTACGAGAAGAGTAATTGAATGGAGTACAGTCGAGGTACATACGTGCGGATAGTATCGGACTGGAAATCCCGTGACTAATCAGGAGTCATCTAATAATCGCGCAGTGATAATGAAGGtaattacatgtaattatcACTATCATTTGTACTTTCCACCGCAGGTACTTTTAGCAAAGTGTCGAGCAAATGACACATTCTTCGTCTTATCAGTGTATGATTTCAGCATTTTAAAGAGTCCAAATTACGTTAACG encodes the following:
- the LOC113562269 gene encoding LOW QUALITY PROTEIN: armadillo repeat-containing protein 3 (The sequence of the model RefSeq protein was modified relative to this genomic sequence to represent the inferred CDS: substituted 1 base at 1 genomic stop codon) — its product is MQAIHLKKKCDQQQEKELGPKQIEVDGSFNPALPNTKDINTAISLLQSKEEPILLAAVEALSKYASKSKDNIKILFDLDVVSKVLPVIEHEHLFIRRFAAKLLAEMIAVPDVMINLIESDYVGHFAKLLTNEKDTFMQEYFSAILAKLSGDPYGTALLANHCPNVDFLFEMIQSSDPDVKRNNMEILHNLMQDLVGARNISKTKGLSFSLLYENFESPYLEIQHLALDILADIIARNRDEDVQSLFRETNGIKVLLDFLENIEWVDLHIKALRILHLATENIVTADEFINARGALQIFNYAKRTVNSNLFAEVFRIILHVANTPNGRQVLHSYEIIEYLLDALQRSTQSDIVEIICFGIGKMALYNPAAKELTNKKFIKTVLDLVKKEDLQWSARYAAVFALRQLLTSDIRNYDIFSDMHGQDYLLQLAKNFVEQVPVETCILALEVLIIIARHPTFKNILLNFGTVDTICMLLESTYPFIDGLKIVCCDLLSMLCLEKDGRQYFLKANGVQRLYSLITNTHSISVRNAAIQLVQVISVDLVAAKIFVENKLLSYMLNNRSFSRVIPSWDTCIETLFKSHLPMKFAFTGRLTQNDITQDGFYVLRRSVCPFPILDDIWQLESCSLEPIYVVNSIQSRTLNALQNKETVRENTTFGSNFERLQCDPHFTEYLEHFKCMILAAESKDVLITNSYVXRNVYSATDAELIGVPYVLSRAKTLARFVARQMCGLDPEIGCIDHQLEVHLKEIREHLETNIIPLGQLRVGSYLERALLFKAMADRLCLPVALVRGEYGISWVEIALPQVILVIRLSDIFFFFIAPFRFIELLADERLRWMENRKYVFEGLWIKGFSNETYKAKFYC